CCACCATGATGTTTCAGGCACTGATTCTCCTTTCAGAGAAACCTCCAACATTTACGACGGCTCGCAATTCACTGCTGATATGGCCGTGCAGAACGTGATCGGCGATTCCTTCCGTGGCGCCACCTGGGTTTCGCTGCACAACGGCGGCGGCGTTGGCTGGGGCGAGGTGATCAACGGCGGGTTCGGCATGTTGCTCGACGGCTCACCTGATGCCGACCGACGGCTGAAAATGATGCTCCACTGGGACGTGAACAACGGCATTGCCCGCCGCAGCTGGGCCAGAAACGACGGCGCCATCTTCGCCATAAAGCGGGCTATGGAAAAAGAACCTTTATTGAAAGTTACCTTGCCAAATGTGGTGGATGACGAAGTGATCGATATTTAGCCGTGGAAAAGTACCCAATGTTAATGTTTATTTGATTAAAAAACAATTGTTATCTTTGCGCAAAATAATTCAATATCATGGATTTACAAACCAGGAAACTCAACATAATTGAATACCTGATCGGGCTTAAAAACGATCAGCTATTTAACAAAATTGAAGCAGCAATATATCAATCCAAAGCAGAGGAAGATAGGTCTTTTAAGCCATTTACTGCAGAAGAGTTAATTACAAGGGCAAAAAAATCTAATGCGGATTATAATTCCGGAAAGGTTATCAAACAAACACAACTGGAAAGCGAATCAGAAACATGGTAATCTGATGAAAATAATCTGGTCAGACTTTGCATCCAAATCACTTAGAAGTATATATCAGTATTACAAAGATGTGGCAAATGAAGATGTAGCCAAAAAGATAAAGACAAATATTTTCATCTCCACAAAAAAGTTGAACAATTATCCAGAGTTGGGTCAAATCGAAAAAAACCTTTCAAAGCTCGGAGAGGGTCATAGATACCTGGTTTCTGGTCATTACAAAATAATTTACAAAGCCATAAAAGAAGGAATCCTGATAACGGATGTTTTTGACACAAGACAAGACCCAATCAAAATAAATGATCCACACAGATAGGTTTAAATTAAGCCTTACAAATGCCACTAAATCAACTTTCCAGTAAACGCAGTAGAGCATGTGCACATTATTATGGTCACTCTGCATAACCTGGTGGATGATGAGGTGATCGAAATTTAGTTTTGAAATAGAACTTAAAATTGAAAGTTGGTAGGCATGTCTGAACGACGCGAACTAACAAGAATAATTGGAACCAATTATCAGGTGTGTAACAAGATGTGCCAGAAGTGAGATTGCGAATGAAATATGTTTTCCGAATTAAATGACTTTGCAGGATTATTTTTTTTCTATGTTTAATTCTGAAGAAATCGAAAAATATGTCAGACAGTCAAAAACTTAAATTACTCTTTGTTTGCACGGTAAACAGGATGAGAAGTGCGACTGCTCACAAAATTTATGAAACAGACCCGCGTTTTGAAGTAAAATCAGCAGGAACTGAAAAATCAGCAAGTACAGTGCTAACGGAAGAATTATTAAATTGGGCTGAGAGCGTTATCGTGATGGAAAAGCACCATAGAAATCATATTAGAAAACATTTCCCCGACATTTACAAAAACAAGAGAATTGTTTGTTTGTACATTCCAGACGACTACGACTATATGCAGACAGAGCTTATCAGCATTTTGAAAGATAAAATGGAAGATGTTTTTCTTAGAAAGCTCATTTGACGAAGAAAATCAACGACATGCTACATTCGTTTTGCAAAAGAGGCGATTCCAATGAAAAGCACAACTTAATCACTGCTGACCGACAACTTTCTAATATCGTCCTTACAGGACTTGCACCTTTTTCGTAACATCTTCTCTACCCATATTTTGTTCCTAACGGGACTACCCCAGCGAGGCAAAATATGGATAGAATTGAAGAAGTCTCGCAGAGCCTGCCCCGGTCCTTCGGGGGACGCAATATTTCCAATGAATTTGAGTCAAGCAAAAAAATTTTGTCGGACAGCAGTGATTTTTTATGTCTACTACTATTGGATTTAGGTATTACAATAGCACTGACTATGAATAAATTACGTCACAAAACAAAGTGTCGCAGCATCAGGGGTTTCAATGGTGATGTAAGCATCCTGCCCCGCTATAATTTCGGTGTTTCTGGACAGGAAAGTAGCTCGCAATCTCTTACTGCTGACACACTCAACCGTTTACCATTCTTCTTTTTTACACAAACTTTTATCTGACAATTTTGTTCTTATTTTGCAAAAACAACTAATTTTGAGGCAAACCGATGGAAGAGAATTTGAAAAGCGGCGAACTTCATGCCTTGATCAGCCTGCTCGACGAGCCCGATCCTGAGATCTTCAGCAGGATCCGTGAAAGGCTTTTCACTTATGGCATTGCAGCGATCCCAATGCTCGAGAATGCCTGGGATTCGACTTACGAGAACAATGATGTTCAGCAGCGGATTGAGGGAATCATCCATGATATTCAATTTGACAGCGTTTATCAGAACCTCAAAAAATGGAAGAATTCTCCTGAGCCTGATCTTCTGACCGGTTTTATCCAGGTGGCCAGATACCAGTATCCGGAACTGAAAGAGAAAGAAATTCTTGATAAAATTGGGCAGATCGTTCAGGATGTATGGCTTGAGTTAAACAATAACCTCACTCCGCTTGAGAAAATCAGGGTGATTAACCACATTCTGTTTGATATACACGGGTTCAGCGCCAACAAATCGGATTTGTATGCTCCTTCCAATTCCTATCTCAACCTTTTGCTGGAGACCAAAAAAGGCAACGCCTTATCATTGAGCATCATTTATATGGTTGTGGCTCAAAGTCTGAAAATTCCTGTTTATGGGGTAAACCTGCCACAAAATTTCGTCATGGCCTACATCGACAGGATGCTCAACCCCGGAGAAACCGTGAAAAAAAGTGTCATCCAGTTCTACATCAATGCTTTCAACGGCGGTGCTGTATTCACCCAACGCGAAATAGAACTGTTCCTTCGGCAGATAAATTTAGAGGTTGATGATAAGTATTTCCTCCCCTGCGATAACCTGACCATCATCCGGCGGGTACTCAATAATTTGATCTATGCCCATGAAAATAAAGGTGATGTGGAAAAAGTGGCAGAATTGAAAAAGCTCCAGGAAGCACTGGATGATAGGGAGGTTTAACTTGAAGCCAGCATTATCAATAAATTGACAATCATTCAGTGTCTTTATACAACATCGTCAATGCTGTTTTTTTTATCCTCCCACGACGGATCGTTAAAATCGAAGTTAAGGACGTTAAAAAGAATCATGGGGGCGATACTCCCAATTCGCTCGTAAAGCATTGAGTTTTCCCGGGTTTCTTTGTTCAGGTATTTTGCTTTGGGATCAATGTAATTGTATGTGGCAATTATCAGGCTTAGGATCAGCACCCCTTTTATGATGCCGAAAAGCAACCCCGTAATTTTGTTTAAAAACCCAAGTTCAACCTGAGTAATAATATTATCGAGAACTTTCCCGATGATCGCAAGTATGATTACCACTACAATAAAAATGATAATAAAGGCCATGATAAACAGGTATTCGCGTGCCATATCAAAGTGGCTGGCAAGAATTATAGCAAGATAATCCGAAAGTTTTATTCCAAGGTAAATCCCAAGAATCAACCCTGCCAGCGAAGTAAAAGACTTGATAAAACCTTTGCTGAATCCGGCAATGGCATAAACAATCAGGATCACCCCGATGATGATATCCAGGTAATTCATGTTGATTTGAGTTTTCGGGTTAATTTTGAAGCAAACACAAATTTATTCAGTTCCGGGTTATCCGATGTGAGTATCTCTTTGTTATCCCCTTCCCACCAGAGTTGACCGTCGTTGATAAATACGATATTATCGCCAATTTCCACTACTGAATTCATATCGTGTGTGTTGATCACGGTAGTTATGTTGAACTCTTTGGTGATTTCGCTGATCAGATTGTCGATCAGGTTGGCGGTCTGCGGGTCGAGTCCGGAGTTGGGTTCGTCGCAAAAGAGATATTTCGGGTTTAATGAAATGGCCCTTGCGATGGCCACACGTTTCATCATCCCGCCACTCAACTCTGAAGGCATCAGTGTGTTGGCATGCTCCAGGTTTACGCGTTTCAAACAAAAATTCACCCGCTCCAGGCGCTGTTGAGGGGTCATTTCGCTGAACATCTTTAACGGAAAACCCACATTTTCCTCAACATTCATATAATCAAACAAGGCTCCTCCCTGGAACAACATGCCAATTTCCTGCCTGATGGATTTTTTCTTCCGGAAACTGAGTGTTGAAAAGAGACGCTCATTGTACAAAATCTGCCCGCTGTCGATCTCATGAAGCCCGACCAGGCACTTCATCAACACTGTTTTTCCCGATCCACTCTGACCAATGATCAGGTTGGTTTTGCCCTGCGAAAACTGCACCGACACATCTTTCAGCACATGGTTGCTGCCAAAGAACTTGTTGATATTTCTTGCTTCGATCATTACAGTAAGAGTTGGGTGAGGATCAGGTTGAAAATGATAATTAAGATGCTGCTGTAGACTACCGCTTTCGTGCTGGCAGTTCCTACTTCGAGGGCGCCGCCGCGGGTTTCGTAACCCTGGAATCCCGAAACGGTAGTGATTAAAAAGGCAAAAACAGCAGTTTTTATCAGGGCATAGGTGATGGTGTAAGGATCAAACCAACTCTGCAAGCCGAGGATATAATCGTTGGAAGTAACAATTCCTGAAAGGATACAGGCAAGCCAACCGCCAAAGAGTGCAAAGCAGATACTGAAAATGATCAGGATCGGGTTAATCAGCACGCCGGCAAATACTTTGGGTTGAATCAGGAAATTGGCGGGATTTACTCCCATAATCTCAAGGGCATCAATCTGCTCGGTCACGCGCATGGTTCCTATCTCTGAAGCAATACGCGAACCAACTTTTCCGGCCAGCACAAGGCTGATCATCGTAGGAGAAAATTCGAGGATGATGGACTGACGGGTAGTAAATCCGACCATGGTAAGCGGTATCAGCGGACTGTCGATGTTGTAGGCAGTTTGCAGCGCAACTACGGCGCCAACGAAAATGGAGATGATAATCACAATACCCAGGGAGTCAACCCCGAGTGTTTGAAATTCAGACAAAATCTGCCGGAAAAACATCCTCACCCGGTCTGGTTTCGAAAAAACATCTCTCATCAACAGGATGTACTTACCAAGGTCGCTGATCAGATTCATGATGATGAAATTTTTTGGCTAAAGTAATGAAAATTTCATTGATCCCAGATTACGCATTTGAAATGCATAAACGACAAAGCCGGGGAGGGCATCGGGCTGGCTTCAATTCTGTATGATTAACGATTACACCAATTGCAATTCAATGAAAAAGGTAATAAGGTAAGGTCAATTAATGGAATATGTTCTCTACTAAGGTATTGCTTCAGGATAAGGTTTTCCCTCTCCGAAAAATGACCTTTCAAATAATGAAAACCTTATTTCCATCTTCAAACCTGAGTAGCAATCAGCCACCAACGAGCTATCTGACCTTATTGCCTTATTTTCGATGATTTGGAATGAAAATGAACAATCGGTAATAATAAACAACCTCAATAAGGTAATAAGGTTATGAAAATCAATTGGATGCGTTTTCTACTAAGGTTTTGCTTCAGGATAAGGTTTTCCCTCTCCGAAAAATGACCTTCAAATAATGACAACCTTATTTCCAACTTTTAACCTTAGTAGAAGTAACCAACATCCAAACAATCCGACCTTATTACCTTATTTGCTCCAAAAACATCAGATAAATCCGGAAATAAGGTAATAAGGTTATGAATATCAATGGAATACATTTTCTACTAAGGTTTGAGTTCAGGATAAGGTTTCCCTTCTCCGAAAAATGACCTTCAAATAATGACAACCTTATTTTCCATCTTCAACCTTAGTAGAGATGAGCCACCAACGAGCAATCAAACCTTATTACCTTATTTTTTAGATATTTGCCCAAAAAATTACAATGAAAATCGAATACAATAATCTCTACACGCACTTTGTGTTCACCACGTTACACCGATTACCCCTGATTTCAGAGACAAACCGGATCAGAATCGAGAAATACATCACGGGTATTGTGAACAATAATTCTTCAAAGCTTTACGCCATCTATGCCAATCCCGAACACATTCATTTCCTGGTTTCTCGTGCACCAAATCTTTCGGAAGAAAAACTTGCGACCATTGTGGCCGATAGCTCCGAAAAATTTATCAACGATAACAAATTGTCTCATGGCATCTTCACCTGGCAACAGTCGGCTTCCGCATTTTCAATTTCAAAATCGGAGGTAGATACAATCTGTAAGTACATTTTAAACCAGCCAAAGCATCATAAAAAGGTAACTTTCGAAGAGGAGTATCAGGATTTCATCAAACATTAGCAGTCAACAATCAGCGCCAACGACAAATAGTTACAGCAAGAAAGTTCTCCAAATTTTATTTTCGGCAGATAGCGTTTTCACCTGAGCACTATTTGGAATATCTATAAATTTCAATTTTAACATTTTAATTCTGATCTCGTATGGAATTTATACTGAAATTTGCTCATCCTCAAAATAACAGCCTCCGAAAAAATGAATGTTAAATCCATAAACCGTTTCCCACAATGAAAAAATCCTTTCTACTCCTTGTCATGGCCTGCTTTTGGCTGGCAGGCGCGTTTGCCCAGACGGGCGCCATTGAAAACCTCCAGGTTGCCCAGCGCACCGATGGCAGCGGGCTGGTTGACATCCATTTCGACTTGAATGGTACAGGCGCATCCTACAACCTCCAGTTTGAAGCGAGCTTTGATGATGGCGTTAATTACGAGCCGCTCTCCGAAACCTTCCTTACCGGCGTACTGACTGATGTTTTGCCCGGCACAGGTAAACACATCATCTGGGCAGGAAAAGCCTCCCACCCCGAAACCTTTAGCACACAGACAAGGGTGAGGGTGATTGCAACAGAGAAAATATTACTTAAATGTGGTGATCCATTTATTGACCAGCGTGACGGGAATAGCTATGCGACCGTTCAAATCGGGAATCAGTGCTGGATGAGCGAGAATTTAGCCTGGTTGCCGGCAGTTAGTCCATCATCTCAGGGAAGTGAAACAATTCCTCATTACTATGTTTATGATTATGAAGGCACAGATGTAAGTGCCGCAAAAGTTTCTGCCAATTATTATAACTTTGGTGTTTTGTACAACTGGCCTGCATCGCATACTGCCTGCCCTGATGGATGGTACTTACCCACAGAAGTAGAGTGGACAGCTTTAGCAATTTATTTGAGTAGTCAACCTGAATATTTGTGTAACAGCGAACCTTCTTATATTGCAAAAGCTCTTGCTGCATCCTCTGACTGGTATGGTTCATCAGGTACTTGTGCTGTGGGAAATAACCTTAACGATAATGATGCAACTAGTTTTTCAGGTCTTCCGGGAGGACTGCGATCAATTTATGGCGAATTTTACAACATTGGCTACAATGGTCTATGGTGGTCATCAGAGGATAATGCAACTGGAAGTTGGGAAAGAGGTTTAGGATACAATGATGCATATTTACATATTGGTGGAGGAAATAAAGGATATGGTTACAGTGTGCGCTGCATAAAGAGTGTTGGATCAATTTTAAACCAGCCCCCTTTACCACCATCCAACCCTTCACCTGAAACAGGTTCTATAAATCAGCCAATCAATATAACTCTAACTTGGTCTTGCTCTGATCCGGAAGGCGACCCGCTCACTTACGATGTTTACTTTGGAACTGATGATAATCCTCCTCTTGCAGTTGCAGGAATTTCCACCCAAACATATACAACTGTAACGCTGCAATACAGCACGCCTTACTACTGGAAAATTGTTGCACATGATGATCAGGGGAATACTACAGAGGGAGATGTATGGAGTTTTACAACACTTCCTCAACCTGAATGGCAATGCGGCGATGTTTTAATTGATACCCGTGATGGAAATGAGTATTCCAGTGTGCAAATTGGTGATCAGTGTTGGATGGCTGAAAATCTTGCTTATCTACCGAGTGTTAGCCAATCATCACAGTACAGTAATAATGACCCATATTATTATGTTTATGGATATCAAGGAACAAATACTAATACAGCAAAAGCTACAGAAAATTATCAGAATTATGGTGTCCTTTTTAATTGGCCTGCTTCACTAACAGCTTGCCCCGAAGGCTGGCATTTGCCGACCTATGCTCAATGGACACAATTGGTTGATTATTTGGGGTCACAAGGGATTAACCTTCATGGAAATGCCCTAAAGTCCTGCCGTCAGGTAAACTCACCACTGAGTGGTGATTGTAACACGATGGAACACCCCAGATGGAACTCAGACGCCACAAATCACGGATTTGATGAATTTGGCTTTTCTGCGTTACCTGGCGGGATACGACATATGGGGATTTATGGCAATCTTGGCATGTATGGCCACTGGTGGTCAGCTACGGAGTATAATTCCACGATAGCATGGAACTCGGTCATTATAAGCTTTTGGGGCGCGATGAACAAATACTCCGATTATGAAAAGTCCACAGGAATGAGTGTACGCTGCCTCAAAAATATGATTACCGGTGCAGTATTGCCGATCGTTACCACCACAGTTATTAATGGCATCACCTCTACTACTGCAAATGCTGGCGGTAATGTTACAGAAGATGGCGGTGCACCCGTTACTGCCCGTGGTGTAGTCTGGAGTACAACCCCAAACCCGACTTTGGAAGTAAATGAAGGATTTACTACAGATGGTGAAGGATCAGGAGAGTTTACAAGTGTGATTATAGGAACACCAAACATCACTTATCACGTAAAAGCTTATGCAACCAATTGTATAGGAACAGCATACGGTGAAAATGTAATTTTCAAAACTTCTTCTGTTAATCCTTGTCAAAGTCAGCCTGTTTTAGTTGATGAACGTGATGGGAATGCCTACAATACAGTTCAAATAGGAGATCAATGCTGGATGGCTGAAAATCTTGCTTATTTACCAGAGGTTAGCCCTCCATCAGAGGGAAGTGCAACTAATCCCTATTATTATGTTGTAGGTTACCAGGGATCAGATGTAAATACAGCTAAAACTAATTCTTATTATCAGAATTATGGTGTCCTATACAACTGGCCGGCTTCAATAACAGCTTGCCCTCTCGGATGGCATTTGCCTGCAGACACAGAGTGGATAATATTAATTGATTATATTGTTGGTGAAGGATATCCAAACCAGCCTAATGACCCAAATGGTGCCGGCAACGCACTGAAATCATGCCGCCAAGGATATTCACCTTTAGGTGGAGTTTGTAATACCTCTAAACATCCGCTA
The sequence above is drawn from the Bacteroidales bacterium genome and encodes:
- a CDS encoding urocanate hydratase yields the protein HHDVSGTDSPFRETSNIYDGSQFTADMAVQNVIGDSFRGATWVSLHNGGGVGWGEVINGGFGMLLDGSPDADRRLKMMLHWDVNNGIARRSWARNDGAIFAIKRAMEKEPLLKVTLPNVVDDEVIDI
- a CDS encoding type II toxin-antitoxin system RelE/ParE family toxin, with product MKIIWSDFASKSLRSIYQYYKDVANEDVAKKIKTNIFISTKKLNNYPELGQIEKNLSKLGEGHRYLVSGHYKIIYKAIKEGILITDVFDTRQDPIKINDPHR
- a CDS encoding protein tyrosine phosphatase — encoded protein: MSDSQKLKLLFVCTVNRMRSATAHKIYETDPRFEVKSAGTEKSASTVLTEELLNWAESVIVMEKHHRNHIRKHFPDIYKNKRIVCLYIPDDYDYMQTELISILKDKMEDVFLRKLI
- a CDS encoding CvpA family protein — its product is MNYLDIIIGVILIVYAIAGFSKGFIKSFTSLAGLILGIYLGIKLSDYLAIILASHFDMAREYLFIMAFIIIFIVVVIILAIIGKVLDNIITQVELGFLNKITGLLFGIIKGVLILSLIIATYNYIDPKAKYLNKETRENSMLYERIGSIAPMILFNVLNFDFNDPSWEDKKNSIDDVV
- a CDS encoding ATP-binding cassette domain-containing protein, translating into MIEARNINKFFGSNHVLKDVSVQFSQGKTNLIIGQSGSGKTVLMKCLVGLHEIDSGQILYNERLFSTLSFRKKKSIRQEIGMLFQGGALFDYMNVEENVGFPLKMFSEMTPQQRLERVNFCLKRVNLEHANTLMPSELSGGMMKRVAIARAISLNPKYLFCDEPNSGLDPQTANLIDNLISEITKEFNITTVINTHDMNSVVEIGDNIVFINDGQLWWEGDNKEILTSDNPELNKFVFASKLTRKLKST
- a CDS encoding ABC transporter permease, yielding MNLISDLGKYILLMRDVFSKPDRVRMFFRQILSEFQTLGVDSLGIVIIISIFVGAVVALQTAYNIDSPLIPLTMVGFTTRQSIILEFSPTMISLVLAGKVGSRIASEIGTMRVTEQIDALEIMGVNPANFLIQPKVFAGVLINPILIIFSICFALFGGWLACILSGIVTSNDYILGLQSWFDPYTITYALIKTAVFAFLITTVSGFQGYETRGGALEVGTASTKAVVYSSILIIIFNLILTQLLL
- a CDS encoding transposase, which produces MKIEYNNLYTHFVFTTLHRLPLISETNRIRIEKYITGIVNNNSSKLYAIYANPEHIHFLVSRAPNLSEEKLATIVADSSEKFINDNKLSHGIFTWQQSASAFSISKSEVDTICKYILNQPKHHKKVTFEEEYQDFIKH